One part of the Bacillus thermozeamaize genome encodes these proteins:
- a CDS encoding murein biosynthesis integral membrane protein MurJ, producing MESRKHFLKLFGWVALVNILARLLGFVREMILAYYFGASAATDAFLLAYTIPNFLYLVVGGALTTAIIPYLVGDVEPQERWDKANALVNQLLFGFTLLLVCGELWPLTFISWLSPEAPAATLAEGARLYQIMLPAAFFLMAGSIFTGMLNAHRRFQLAAVAYLSLNLAVILFLLAGARPVGIAAAAWGVLAGAVSFAFLQAVQLYRIGYRYRLRMSHPGTSRIFLVSVPIALGGAVMPLYALVSRFFAGGLPEGSIAAFNYGMLLMQLPLTVLVGTFANLLFPGIAEDARGGQYSRMADTFIRGTRMAILSLVPLAAYLSAFASEIVQMLLGYGAFTAGDAVRTASALAVLAWGLPFHALNLFWLRFFYSLEDNWRPVLASLAVVLLLNGLLSWFLRPAFGLNGLAAAVSVTGLLNSVWLWGLIQSKLPLREHARTILILLLQVALPTGAATAISLGIKSWLAAQTGFWFHLPAPGAACLHLFAGGVSGLAVLLIGYRLLRVKELAIIRRYLPGTHR from the coding sequence ATGGAGTCGCGCAAACATTTTCTGAAACTGTTCGGGTGGGTGGCGCTGGTCAACATCCTGGCCCGCCTGCTTGGTTTTGTACGCGAGATGATCCTGGCCTATTATTTTGGGGCCAGTGCAGCCACAGACGCCTTTCTGCTGGCCTACACGATTCCCAATTTTCTCTATCTGGTGGTGGGTGGCGCATTGACCACCGCCATCATTCCTTACCTGGTGGGAGATGTCGAGCCGCAGGAACGATGGGATAAGGCCAACGCCCTGGTCAACCAGTTGTTGTTCGGTTTTACCCTGCTTCTTGTTTGTGGTGAGCTTTGGCCGTTAACCTTTATTTCCTGGCTGTCCCCGGAGGCGCCGGCCGCAACGTTGGCCGAGGGCGCACGCCTGTATCAGATCATGCTGCCGGCCGCTTTCTTTTTGATGGCCGGATCGATTTTCACAGGCATGCTGAATGCCCATCGCCGCTTTCAGTTGGCCGCTGTGGCCTATCTGTCCCTGAACCTGGCGGTGATCCTTTTCCTTTTGGCAGGCGCCAGGCCGGTCGGGATCGCGGCGGCCGCCTGGGGCGTGCTGGCTGGGGCCGTCAGTTTCGCTTTTTTGCAAGCCGTGCAGCTTTATCGCATCGGCTACAGGTACCGCCTGCGCATGTCCCACCCCGGGACAAGCCGCATCTTTCTGGTATCGGTTCCCATTGCTCTGGGTGGGGCGGTGATGCCGTTGTACGCCCTGGTCAGCCGTTTTTTTGCTGGAGGTTTGCCGGAAGGATCGATTGCTGCCTTCAACTACGGGATGTTGCTCATGCAGTTGCCGTTGACGGTGCTGGTCGGTACGTTTGCCAATCTCCTTTTTCCCGGAATTGCCGAGGATGCCCGCGGCGGTCAGTACTCCCGCATGGCGGATACGTTTATCCGCGGCACGCGGATGGCCATACTGTCATTGGTGCCGCTGGCCGCTTATTTGTCTGCTTTTGCTTCCGAGATCGTGCAAATGCTGCTCGGCTACGGCGCCTTTACTGCTGGAGATGCCGTTCGCACGGCAAGCGCGCTAGCCGTGCTGGCATGGGGATTGCCGTTTCATGCGCTGAACCTGTTCTGGTTGCGATTTTTTTATTCGCTGGAAGACAACTGGCGGCCCGTCCTGGCCTCGCTGGCGGTGGTCCTTCTCTTGAATGGCCTGCTGAGTTGGTTCCTGCGCCCTGCTTTCGGGTTGAACGGCCTGGCGGCCGCTGTCAGCGTGACCGGTTTGTTGAATTCCGTTTGGCTCTGGGGTCTGATTCAGTCCAAGCTGCCGTTGCGGGAACATGCCCGAACCATCCTCATCCTGCTCCTCCAGGTGGCGCTGCCTACTGGCGCAGCCACGGCGATCTCACTGGGGATCAAGAGCTGGCTGGCCGCCCAGACAGGCTTCTGGTTCCATCTCCCGGCTCCGGGCGCCGCTTGCCTGCACCTCTTTGCGGGAGGGGTGTCAGGGCTTGCCGTTCTTCTTATCGGGTACCGGCTCTTGCGGGTGAAGGAGCTGGCCATCATTCGGCGGTATCTTCCCGGGACGCACCGGTGA
- a CDS encoding stage II sporulation protein D codes for MQRQIFLFIVGMSLVIILIPSLLVLGFKQGGQVEEAAARQETIRLDPEAGEPLVTVYLSQEKRVIQVPLEQYVRGVVAAEMPIDFELEALKAQAIASRTYIVQRLILGDFSDVPAGAMVSDTVQHQAYLDENTLRARWGLAYEKNMAKLTKAVAETRGKVITYKGKPIYATFFSTSNGYTENAHEYWHGNALPYLKSVPSPWDARSPKFQATVKLPLEKFLAKLSLKPEVTATTDGRPWIEVVSKTTGHRVKEVRIGDKLFSGREIREALGLNSSDFTVRVNGDELEFTTNGYGHGVGMSQYGADGMAKEGKKAEEIIRYYYQGVELQDYRQWIKQTAKNDSQN; via the coding sequence TTGCAGCGACAGATTTTCCTTTTCATCGTCGGAATGAGTCTTGTCATCATCCTGATCCCCTCTTTGCTGGTCCTTGGGTTCAAACAGGGAGGCCAGGTGGAGGAGGCTGCCGCCCGGCAGGAGACGATCCGGCTGGACCCGGAGGCTGGAGAACCGCTGGTCACGGTGTACCTGAGTCAGGAAAAGCGGGTGATCCAGGTGCCGCTGGAACAGTACGTGCGTGGGGTGGTGGCCGCCGAGATGCCCATCGATTTTGAACTGGAAGCGCTCAAAGCGCAGGCCATCGCATCCCGAACCTACATCGTGCAGCGGCTGATTCTCGGCGATTTTTCAGATGTTCCGGCAGGCGCCATGGTGTCGGATACGGTCCAACACCAGGCCTACTTGGACGAAAATACCTTGCGTGCGCGCTGGGGGCTTGCCTACGAGAAAAACATGGCCAAACTGACAAAGGCAGTGGCCGAAACGCGCGGGAAAGTCATTACCTATAAAGGAAAGCCCATCTACGCCACCTTTTTTTCCACCAGCAACGGATATACGGAAAATGCGCATGAATATTGGCACGGCAACGCCTTGCCCTACCTCAAGAGCGTTCCTTCGCCGTGGGATGCGCGTTCCCCCAAATTCCAGGCCACCGTCAAGTTGCCGCTCGAGAAATTTCTCGCCAAGTTGTCGCTCAAGCCGGAGGTGACCGCTACGACGGATGGACGCCCCTGGATCGAAGTGGTTTCCAAAACCACCGGCCATCGGGTCAAAGAGGTGCGAATCGGGGACAAGCTGTTCAGCGGCCGGGAGATTCGCGAAGCGCTGGGGCTGAATTCATCCGATTTTACCGTCCGGGTGAACGGAGATGAGCTGGAATTTACGACAAACGGCTACGGCCATGGTGTCGGGATGAGCCAGTATGGCGCTGACGGCATGGCCAAGGAAGGAAAAAAGGCGGAGGAGATCATCCGCTATTACTACCAGGGGGTCGAATTGCAAGACTACCGCCAGTGGATTAAACAGACCGCAAAAAACGATTCGCAAAACTGA
- a CDS encoding undecaprenyl-phosphate alpha-N-acetylglucosaminyl 1-phosphate transferase gives MDEFIGFFIALLVTAFTTPLVKRLAFFIGAVDRPDSRKVHRKVMPRLGGLAMYFGFTVALLLLWPGHPSVYVLLIGGGIILLVGILDDKFQISPVAKLIGQFLAALVPIIYGFQVNLLNLPFDRDSVFLGWLSIPVTLIWVIGVTNAVNLIDGLDGLAAGVAAIATTSMLVMAVIMGNWPVVFLCSLLLGSVIGFLFYNFHPAQIFMGDSGSLFLGYSLAVLSLLGFKQVTFVSLVIPILILAVPISDTFFAIIRRLLHKKPVMQPDRNHLHHRLLEMGLTHRQTVLSIYGIAAIFGMLAVFLSQATALEAIVLVIIILIAAEIGVEKIGLVSKRYQPVINLLKRVQYRLRVSFSSESKKP, from the coding sequence ATGGATGAATTCATCGGATTTTTCATCGCATTGCTCGTGACCGCGTTCACGACACCCCTGGTGAAGCGCTTGGCCTTTTTCATTGGCGCGGTGGACCGGCCGGATTCGCGCAAGGTGCATCGCAAGGTGATGCCGCGGCTGGGAGGCCTGGCCATGTACTTTGGGTTTACCGTGGCGCTCTTGTTGCTCTGGCCAGGACATCCATCCGTGTATGTGCTGCTGATCGGCGGGGGAATCATCCTGCTTGTAGGAATATTGGACGACAAATTTCAGATATCGCCTGTCGCCAAGCTGATCGGCCAATTTTTGGCTGCCTTGGTGCCGATCATCTACGGCTTTCAGGTCAATTTGTTAAACCTTCCTTTTGATCGCGACAGCGTCTTTCTGGGATGGCTCAGCATCCCGGTCACCCTGATCTGGGTGATTGGCGTGACCAATGCGGTGAACCTGATCGACGGGCTGGACGGCTTGGCTGCAGGGGTCGCGGCCATCGCCACCACGTCGATGCTGGTGATGGCGGTGATCATGGGCAACTGGCCGGTGGTATTTCTGTGCAGCCTGTTGCTTGGGAGCGTGATCGGGTTTCTCTTTTACAACTTTCACCCGGCGCAGATTTTCATGGGTGATTCCGGTTCGCTGTTTCTTGGTTACAGCCTGGCTGTCTTGTCCTTGCTCGGATTCAAGCAGGTGACTTTCGTCAGCCTGGTGATTCCGATTCTGATCCTGGCGGTGCCCATTTCCGACACATTTTTCGCGATCATCCGCCGTCTTCTCCATAAGAAGCCGGTCATGCAGCCGGATCGGAACCATCTCCACCACCGGCTACTGGAAATGGGCCTGACTCACCGGCAAACGGTGCTTAGCATTTATGGGATTGCAGCCATCTTCGGGATGCTGGCGGTCTTTCTCTCGCAGGCCACCGCGCTGGAAGCCATCGTTTTGGTGATCATCATCCTGATCGCGGCGGAGATTGGCGTGGAAAAAATTGGTCTCGTCAGCAAGCGGTATCAGCCGGTCATCAACCTGTTGAAACGGGTGCAGTACCGCCTGAGAGTCAGCTTCAGTTCCGAGTCCAAGAAGCCGTAA
- a CDS encoding sporulation transcriptional regulator SpoIIID, translating to MHDYIKERAVNIARYITETRNTVRMTAKAFGVSKSTVHKDLTERLPEINPQLYEEVKKILEHHKSVRHLRGGEATKIKYKKKNQEEQPALAATRKAAKR from the coding sequence GTGCATGACTACATTAAGGAACGGGCCGTGAACATCGCGCGATACATCACCGAGACACGGAATACGGTTCGCATGACAGCCAAAGCATTTGGCGTTTCCAAGAGTACGGTACACAAAGATCTTACGGAACGGCTCCCGGAAATCAACCCGCAACTTTATGAAGAAGTTAAAAAAATTCTGGAACATCATAAATCGGTCCGGCATCTGCGTGGCGGAGAGGCCACAAAAATCAAGTATAAAAAGAAAAATCAGGAGGAACAACCAGCCCTTGCAGCCACCCGCAAAGCAGCCAAGCGATAG
- a CDS encoding N-acetylmannosaminyltransferase has protein sequence METILGVRVGAFTYETLLEKVDRYIQEGRKGMILAINPEKIIKAQSDPALLELLNRAEFPIADGVGILLASRLQGGAIRSRVTGIDTMLSLCRHAAAKGYRVFLLGAKPGVADAAARILQARFPGLQIAGTQDGYFQDEQAVLEKINRSGAEILFVGMGSPKQEYWILQHRQHLIPAIFQGVGGSYDVICGNIPRAPQWMQQAGLEWFYRLLKEPSRWRRQLALPKFLWLLWSRK, from the coding sequence ATGGAAACCATTCTCGGCGTGCGTGTCGGGGCCTTTACATACGAAACCTTACTGGAAAAAGTGGACCGCTATATTCAGGAAGGCAGGAAGGGGATGATCCTGGCCATCAATCCGGAAAAAATCATCAAGGCCCAGTCCGACCCTGCCCTGCTGGAGCTGTTGAACCGGGCGGAGTTTCCGATTGCGGATGGGGTCGGGATTCTCCTGGCCTCGCGCTTGCAGGGGGGCGCCATCCGTTCCCGGGTGACCGGCATTGATACGATGTTGTCTCTCTGCCGGCACGCGGCCGCCAAAGGATATCGCGTTTTCCTGCTTGGCGCCAAGCCGGGGGTCGCGGATGCGGCCGCCCGCATTCTTCAGGCACGCTTTCCGGGGCTGCAAATCGCGGGTACGCAGGATGGCTATTTTCAAGATGAACAGGCGGTGCTCGAGAAGATCAACCGGTCCGGCGCCGAGATTCTCTTTGTGGGCATGGGCAGCCCAAAGCAGGAGTACTGGATCCTGCAGCATCGCCAGCATCTCATACCTGCCATCTTCCAGGGAGTGGGAGGAAGTTACGACGTGATTTGCGGGAACATCCCGCGCGCTCCGCAATGGATGCAGCAGGCGGGATTGGAATGGTTCTACCGATTGTTAAAAGAACCCTCCCGCTGGCGCAGGCAGCTGGCCTTGCCAAAATTTCTTTGGCTGTTGTGGAGCAGAAAATGA
- a CDS encoding nucleotide sugar dehydrogenase codes for MRERVAVIGLGYIGLPLSLSFAMKGTPVIGVDTNAALVEEINRGITHHLESYAGKGIRQILQEELQSGRFRATTDYSEAIPGSLAIVVTVGIPIQSGDPDTSYLRSAMSSIGQYLEPGQVVIIRSTVIPGMTGGMLRQILEETSGLVAGEDFDLAYCSERIAEGKAFEEFESMPAVLAGVNGRSAAAAEAIIAKVTTRAPIYRASDMMVVEASKVFENVSRDVNIAMVQEFARFTEALGIDIHEVIRVANTHKRVNLLTPGPGVGGYCLPNALYYLLPKAEEMNVPLHLLRLARQINDSIPGLLVEQVNLWAQKRQRRPQDVRVTVLGIAMKDYSSDDRISPPLETIRLLQQEGYQVKAYDPAVPTQYPYKVADFTEAVRGADVIMILARQAEIPFDRIAEWRSLAAEQLFVVDTRNVYQAEELQRLKVDFWKI; via the coding sequence ATGCGAGAACGTGTCGCCGTGATCGGCCTGGGATATATCGGGCTGCCATTGTCACTGAGTTTTGCGATGAAAGGGACGCCTGTCATCGGCGTGGACACCAATGCCGCGCTGGTGGAGGAGATTAACCGGGGCATTACCCATCATCTGGAAAGTTACGCGGGAAAAGGCATTCGCCAAATCCTTCAGGAAGAGCTGCAGAGCGGTCGCTTCCGGGCGACGACGGATTACAGTGAAGCCATTCCGGGGTCGCTGGCCATCGTTGTCACCGTCGGCATTCCGATTCAATCCGGGGATCCGGATACTTCTTACTTGCGGTCCGCGATGTCCAGCATCGGCCAATACCTGGAACCTGGTCAGGTGGTGATCATCCGCAGCACGGTCATCCCGGGCATGACGGGCGGCATGCTCCGTCAGATCCTGGAGGAGACCAGCGGTCTTGTGGCCGGAGAGGATTTTGATCTGGCGTATTGTTCGGAGCGGATTGCCGAAGGCAAAGCATTCGAGGAATTTGAAAGCATGCCGGCCGTTCTGGCAGGTGTCAATGGCCGTTCGGCAGCCGCGGCCGAGGCGATCATCGCCAAGGTGACCACACGGGCTCCCATTTACCGCGCCAGCGACATGATGGTGGTGGAAGCCAGCAAAGTATTTGAAAATGTTTCGCGCGATGTGAACATCGCGATGGTGCAGGAGTTTGCCCGTTTTACCGAGGCGCTGGGTATCGACATTCACGAAGTGATCCGGGTGGCCAACACGCACAAACGTGTCAATCTGTTGACACCCGGTCCCGGTGTGGGCGGATACTGCTTGCCCAATGCCTTGTACTATCTGTTGCCGAAGGCGGAGGAGATGAATGTGCCGCTCCATTTGTTGCGGCTGGCTCGTCAGATCAATGACTCGATTCCCGGGCTGCTTGTCGAGCAGGTCAATCTCTGGGCACAAAAGAGGCAGCGCCGGCCGCAGGATGTGCGCGTGACGGTGCTCGGCATCGCGATGAAAGATTATTCCAGCGATGACCGGATCAGTCCGCCGCTCGAGACGATTCGCCTGCTGCAGCAGGAAGGCTACCAGGTCAAGGCATACGATCCGGCGGTGCCGACCCAGTATCCTTACAAGGTGGCGGACTTTACCGAAGCTGTGCGGGGGGCGGATGTCATCATGATCCTGGCACGGCAGGCGGAGATCCCCTTTGACAGGATCGCGGAGTGGCGTTCGCTGGCTGCGGAACAGCTGTTTGTGGTGGACACGCGGAACGTCTACCAGGCAGAAGAACTGCAGAGGTTGAAGGTTGATTTCTGGAAAATCTGA
- a CDS encoding 3-hydroxyacyl-[acyl-carrier-protein] dehydratase FabZ: MKDIQQLLDILPHRYPFLMIDRVIEIEPGKRAVGLKNVTYNEPFFQGHFPGYPVMPGVLIVEAMAQVTGVALLAQEEYRGRLGFFAGIDGVRFREQVRPGDCLRIEAEILRARGQMARARCVATVEGKVAAEGEVLLAIGPKREDGDENL, translated from the coding sequence ATGAAAGATATCCAACAACTGCTGGACATTCTACCGCACCGCTATCCGTTTTTGATGATTGACCGGGTGATCGAGATCGAGCCTGGCAAGCGTGCCGTGGGGTTGAAAAATGTCACATACAATGAACCCTTTTTTCAGGGGCATTTTCCCGGCTATCCGGTGATGCCCGGCGTATTGATCGTAGAGGCCATGGCTCAGGTGACGGGTGTCGCCTTGCTGGCCCAGGAGGAATACAGAGGACGCCTTGGCTTTTTTGCCGGGATCGATGGCGTGCGCTTTCGCGAACAGGTCCGCCCGGGAGATTGCCTTCGCATCGAAGCGGAGATCCTTCGTGCACGCGGACAGATGGCTAGGGCCCGCTGTGTTGCCACGGTGGAAGGAAAGGTGGCGGCAGAAGGGGAGGTTCTCCTTGCCATTGGACCCAAACGGGAAGATGGCGACGAAAACCTATAA
- a CDS encoding CDP-diacylglycerol--glycerol-3-phosphate 3-phosphatidyltransferase → MKRRRKNLKHLPNLLTTFRLLLVPVYFFVFFSGIPHHMMWGFGIFLLAGLTDILDGYLARKFKLVTELGIILDPLADKLMMLSVILSLVISGVIQWWLAVLVFLRDLGMIVGGALLAVGGHQPIPADHWGKATTFFFYVAIFLIVFDVPYSVHFLGFVICFSFFTSWNYLQKGRQQRIAS, encoded by the coding sequence ATGAAGAGGAGGAGGAAGAACTTGAAACATCTGCCGAACCTGTTGACTACGTTCCGTTTGTTGCTGGTGCCTGTGTATTTTTTCGTTTTTTTTTCCGGCATTCCGCATCACATGATGTGGGGTTTTGGCATTTTTCTCTTGGCAGGGCTGACCGACATTCTGGATGGTTATCTGGCCCGTAAATTCAAACTGGTGACGGAGCTGGGAATCATCCTGGATCCGCTGGCTGACAAGCTGATGATGTTGTCTGTCATCCTGTCCCTCGTCATATCGGGCGTCATTCAGTGGTGGCTGGCCGTACTTGTCTTTTTGCGGGATCTGGGTATGATTGTTGGGGGTGCCCTCCTGGCCGTCGGGGGACATCAGCCCATTCCCGCTGATCATTGGGGAAAAGCGACCACTTTCTTCTTTTATGTGGCGATTTTTTTGATTGTCTTTGACGTGCCCTATAGTGTCCATTTTCTGGGATTTGTCATCTGTTTTTCCTTTTTTACGAGCTGGAACTATTTACAAAAGGGCCGACAGCAGCGAATCGCCTCTTAA